In Phaeobacter piscinae, one genomic interval encodes:
- the tuf gene encoding elongation factor Tu: protein MAKEKFERTKPHVNIGTIGHVDHGKTTLTAAITKYFGDFKAYDQIDGAPEEKARGITISTAHVEYETEGRHYAHVDCPGHADYVKNMITGAAQMDGAILVVNAADGPMPQTREHILLGRQVGIPKMVVFMNKVDQVDDEELLELVEMEIRELLSSYDYPGDDIPIIAGSALAAMEGNKPEIGEEKIKELMAAVDDYIDTPERAVDQPFLMPIEDVFSISGRGTVVTGRVERGVINVGDSIEIVGIRDTSTTTCTGVEMFRKLLDRGEAGDNIGALLRGVDRDGVERGQVLCKPGSVKPHTKFEAEAYILTKEEGGRHTPFFANYRPQFYFRTTDVTGTVTLPEGTEMVMPGDNLKFDVELIAPIAMEQGLRFAIREGGRTVGAGVVSKITE from the coding sequence ATGGCTAAGGAAAAGTTTGAACGTACAAAACCGCACGTCAACATCGGCACCATCGGCCACGTTGACCACGGCAAGACCACGCTGACCGCAGCGATCACCAAGTATTTTGGTGACTTCAAAGCCTACGACCAGATCGACGGCGCACCTGAAGAGAAAGCGCGCGGGATCACCATCTCCACCGCGCACGTGGAATATGAGACCGAAGGCCGTCACTACGCCCACGTCGACTGCCCCGGCCACGCTGACTATGTGAAGAACATGATCACCGGTGCGGCGCAGATGGACGGCGCGATCCTGGTTGTGAACGCTGCTGACGGCCCGATGCCGCAGACCCGCGAGCACATCCTGCTGGGCCGCCAGGTTGGCATCCCGAAGATGGTCGTGTTCATGAACAAAGTGGACCAGGTTGACGACGAAGAGCTCCTGGAGCTGGTCGAAATGGAAATCCGCGAGCTGCTGTCGTCCTACGACTACCCCGGCGACGATATCCCGATCATCGCAGGGTCCGCTCTGGCGGCGATGGAAGGCAACAAGCCTGAAATCGGCGAAGAGAAAATCAAGGAGCTGATGGCGGCTGTTGACGATTACATCGACACCCCTGAGCGTGCTGTTGACCAGCCGTTCCTGATGCCGATCGAAGACGTGTTCTCGATCTCCGGTCGTGGTACCGTTGTGACCGGTCGTGTTGAGCGCGGCGTGATCAACGTTGGCGACTCGATCGAAATCGTTGGTATCCGTGACACCTCCACCACCACCTGTACCGGTGTGGAAATGTTCCGCAAGCTGCTGGATCGTGGTGAAGCCGGCGACAACATCGGCGCGCTGCTGCGTGGTGTCGACCGTGACGGCGTTGAGCGTGGTCAGGTTCTGTGTAAGCCGGGTTCCGTGAAGCCGCACACCAAGTTCGAAGCTGAGGCCTATATCCTCACCAAAGAAGAAGGTGGTCGTCACACCCCGTTCTTCGCGAACTACCGTCCGCAGTTCTACTTCCGCACCACCGACGTGACCGGCACCGTGACCCTGCCTGAGGGCACCGAGATGGTTATGCCGGGCGACAACCTGAAGTTCGACGTTGAACTGATCGCACCGATCGCGATGGAGCAGGGCCTGCGCTTCGCGATCCGCGAAGGCGGCCGCACCGTCGGCGCCGGCGTTGTGTCGAAAATCACTGAGTAA
- a CDS encoding DMT family transporter encodes MISRLTGNQLGALLMVGSMAGFTLNDGMVKLAGQSLPLSQILVVRGVAVSLLIYALARSYGGLRLSLTRRDWALVAGRSLAEIATTYFFLSALLTLPIANVTAILQMLPLTVTLAAVLLFGEQVGWRRATAIGAGFLGMLLIVRPGTEGFDTGTGYALAAVLCVTARDLFTRRMSAAVPSLTVTLMAAVSVLVFGLGLGLQETWQPLTLPTTLILLLAAGCIFVGYLFSVMVMRVGDVAAVSPFRYTGLLWALLLGWLMFDSWPDTLTLIGAAIVVAAGVFSLLRERPRRAAVPDLSPPE; translated from the coding sequence GTGATCTCTCGGCTGACAGGCAATCAGCTGGGCGCGCTGTTGATGGTGGGCAGTATGGCTGGCTTCACCCTTAATGACGGGATGGTCAAACTTGCCGGGCAAAGCCTGCCGCTTTCGCAGATCCTTGTGGTGCGCGGTGTTGCGGTCAGCCTGCTGATTTATGCGCTGGCGCGGAGTTATGGCGGCCTGCGTCTGTCTCTGACGCGGCGCGACTGGGCCCTGGTTGCCGGGCGCAGCCTTGCTGAGATTGCCACCACCTATTTCTTTCTCAGCGCACTGCTAACCCTGCCGATCGCAAATGTGACAGCCATTTTGCAGATGCTGCCGCTGACGGTGACGCTGGCGGCCGTGCTGCTGTTCGGAGAGCAGGTCGGCTGGCGACGGGCCACAGCCATCGGTGCGGGGTTCCTCGGCATGTTGCTGATCGTGCGCCCCGGCACTGAGGGATTTGATACCGGCACCGGCTATGCGCTTGCGGCTGTTCTCTGCGTAACGGCCCGTGATCTCTTTACCCGGCGCATGTCGGCGGCGGTGCCGTCGCTGACGGTTACATTGATGGCGGCTGTGTCGGTGTTGGTGTTTGGCCTCGGGCTTGGCCTACAGGAGACATGGCAGCCGCTGACCCTGCCGACCACGCTGATCCTGCTATTGGCAGCGGGCTGCATCTTTGTCGGCTATCTGTTTTCAGTGATGGTGATGCGGGTGGGGGACGTGGCGGCGGTCTCGCCGTTTCGCTACACGGGCCTGCTTTGGGCGCTGCTCTTGGGGTGGCTGATGTTTGACAGCTGGCCTGATACGCTCACCCTTATCGGGGCGGCCATTGTCGTCGCTGCGGGCGTTTTCAGCCTGTTGCGTGAGCGCCCGCGCCGTGCCGCCGTGCCTGACCTGTCGCCACCGGAATAA
- the rpsL gene encoding 30S ribosomal protein S12, whose translation MPTIQQLIRKPRQPKVKRSKSMHLEQCPQKRGVCTRVYTTTPKKPNSAMRKVAKVRLTNGFEVISYIPGESHNLQEHSVVLIRGGRVKDLPGVRYHILRGVLDTQGVKDRKQRRSKYGAKRPK comes from the coding sequence ATGCCAACGATCCAACAGCTGATCCGCAAGCCGCGGCAGCCGAAAGTAAAACGCTCTAAGTCCATGCACCTGGAACAGTGCCCGCAAAAGCGCGGCGTCTGCACCCGTGTGTATACCACCACACCAAAGAAACCGAACTCCGCTATGCGGAAAGTTGCGAAGGTTCGCCTGACCAACGGTTTCGAAGTGATCTCCTACATCCCGGGTGAAAGCCACAACCTTCAGGAGCACTCCGTGGTTCTGATCCGTGGCGGCCGTGTAAAAGACCTTCCCGGTGTCCGTTACCACATCCTGCGTGGTGTTCTGGATACCCAGGGCGTCAAAGACCGTAAGCAACGCCGCTCCAAGTACGGCGCGAAGCGTCCTAAGTAA
- the fusA gene encoding elongation factor G, translating to MAREYPLELYRNFGIMAHIDAGKTTCSERILYYTGKSHNIGEVHDGAATMDWMEQEQERGITITSAATTTFWERTEDGETADSPKHRLNIIDTPGHVDFTIEVERSLAVLDGAVCVLDANAGVEPQTETVWRQADRYKVPRMVFVNKMDKIGADFFNCVNMIEDRTGARAVPVGIPIGAETELEGLVDLVNMEEWLWQGEDLGASWIKAPIRDSLKDMADEWRGKMIEAAVEMDDAAMENYLMDGAEPDVATLRALLRKGTLELAFVPVLGGSAFKNKGVQPLLNAVIDYLPSPLDVVDYMGFKPGDETETRDIARRADDDMAFSGLAFKIMNDPFVGSLTFTRIYSGVLNKGDTLLNSTKGRKERVGRMMMMHSNDREEITEAFAGDIIALAGLKDTTTGDTLCAVNDPVVLETMTFPDPVIEIAVEPKTKADQEKMSQGLQRLAAEDPSFRVETDIESGQTIMKGMGELHLDILVDRLKREFKVEANIGAPQVAYRETIGHEVEHTYTHKKQSGGSGQFAEVKMIISPTEPGEGYSFESRIVGGAVPKEYIPGVEKGVQSVMDSGPLAGFPVIDFKVALIDGKFHDVDSSVLAFEIAARMCMREGMRKAGAKMLEPIMKVEVITPEDYTGGIIGDLTSRRGQVTGQEPRGNAIAIDAFVPLANMFGYINTLRSMSSGRAQFTMQFDHYDPVPQNISDEIQAKFA from the coding sequence ATGGCACGCGAATATCCGCTCGAACTATACCGTAACTTCGGTATCATGGCGCACATCGATGCAGGTAAAACCACCTGCTCCGAGCGCATCCTGTATTACACCGGCAAATCCCACAATATTGGTGAGGTGCACGATGGTGCAGCCACCATGGACTGGATGGAGCAGGAGCAGGAACGCGGCATCACCATCACCTCGGCTGCGACCACCACGTTCTGGGAACGCACCGAAGACGGTGAAACTGCTGACTCGCCCAAGCACCGCCTGAACATCATCGACACCCCCGGCCACGTTGACTTCACCATTGAAGTTGAGCGTTCGCTGGCGGTTCTCGACGGTGCTGTCTGCGTTCTGGACGCCAACGCTGGTGTTGAACCCCAGACCGAAACCGTGTGGCGTCAGGCTGACCGCTACAAGGTTCCGCGTATGGTGTTCGTCAACAAGATGGACAAAATCGGCGCTGACTTCTTCAACTGCGTCAACATGATCGAAGACCGTACTGGCGCCCGCGCGGTTCCGGTTGGTATCCCGATCGGCGCAGAGACCGAGCTGGAAGGCCTGGTTGATCTGGTCAACATGGAAGAATGGCTGTGGCAGGGTGAAGACCTTGGCGCGTCGTGGATCAAAGCACCGATCCGTGACAGCCTGAAAGACATGGCCGACGAATGGCGCGGTAAGATGATCGAAGCGGCCGTCGAAATGGACGACGCTGCGATGGAAAACTACCTGATGGACGGTGCTGAGCCGGACGTCGCTACCCTGCGCGCGCTGCTGCGCAAAGGGACTCTGGAGCTGGCTTTTGTTCCGGTTCTGGGTGGTTCCGCGTTCAAGAACAAGGGTGTTCAGCCGCTGCTCAACGCTGTCATCGACTATCTGCCCAGCCCGCTGGATGTTGTCGATTACATGGGCTTTAAGCCCGGTGATGAAACCGAAACCCGTGATATTGCCCGCCGTGCGGACGACGACATGGCGTTCTCGGGGCTGGCGTTCAAAATCATGAACGACCCCTTTGTTGGCTCGCTGACCTTCACCCGGATCTACTCCGGTGTGCTGAACAAGGGCGACACGTTGCTGAACTCGACCAAAGGTCGTAAAGAGCGCGTTGGCCGGATGATGATGATGCACTCCAATGACCGTGAGGAAATCACGGAAGCCTTTGCGGGCGACATCATCGCGCTGGCAGGTCTGAAAGACACCACAACCGGTGACACGCTTTGCGCCGTCAACGATCCTGTTGTTCTGGAAACCATGACCTTCCCCGATCCGGTGATCGAGATCGCGGTTGAGCCGAAAACCAAGGCCGACCAGGAGAAAATGTCCCAGGGTCTGCAGCGTCTTGCTGCCGAAGATCCGTCCTTCCGCGTGGAGACCGACATCGAGTCTGGTCAGACCATCATGAAGGGCATGGGCGAACTTCACCTGGACATCCTGGTTGACCGTCTGAAGCGTGAATTCAAGGTCGAAGCCAACATCGGTGCGCCGCAGGTTGCTTACCGTGAGACCATCGGTCACGAAGTCGAACACACCTACACCCACAAGAAACAGTCGGGTGGTTCGGGTCAGTTCGCTGAAGTGAAGATGATCATCTCGCCGACAGAGCCTGGCGAAGGTTATTCCTTCGAATCCCGCATCGTTGGTGGTGCGGTTCCGAAGGAATACATCCCGGGTGTTGAAAAGGGCGTCCAGTCCGTCATGGATAGCGGCCCGCTGGCTGGCTTCCCCGTGATCGACTTCAAGGTTGCTCTGATCGACGGTAAGTTCCACGACGTTGACTCCAGCGTTCTGGCCTTCGAAATCGCAGCACGTATGTGTATGCGTGAAGGCATGCGCAAAGCTGGCGCCAAGATGCTGGAACCGATCATGAAGGTGGAAGTTATCACACCTGAGGATTACACCGGTGGCATCATCGGCGATTTGACCTCGCGTCGTGGTCAGGTGACCGGCCAGGAGCCCCGCGGCAACGCAATTGCGATCGACGCATTTGTGCCGCTGGCGAACATGTTCGGCTACATCAACACCCTGCGTTCGATGAGCTCGGGCCGCGCCCAGTTCACCATGCAGTTCGATCACTACGATCCGGTTCCGCAGAACATCTCTGACGAGATCCAGGCAAAATTCGCATAA
- the rpsG gene encoding 30S ribosomal protein S7 has product MSRRHAAEKREVLPDAKFGDRVLTKFMNNLMIDGKKSVAESIVYNAFDRVESKIKRAPVEVFHEALDNVKPSVEVRSRRVGGATYQVPVEVRPERREALAIRWLIKAARARNENTMEERLAGELLDAVQSRGTAVKKREDTHKMAEANKAFSHYRW; this is encoded by the coding sequence ATGTCTCGCCGTCACGCTGCTGAGAAACGCGAAGTTCTGCCCGACGCCAAGTTTGGCGACCGCGTTCTGACCAAATTCATGAACAACCTGATGATCGATGGTAAAAAGTCGGTCGCAGAAAGCATCGTTTACAACGCATTCGACCGCGTTGAATCGAAAATCAAACGTGCCCCCGTGGAAGTGTTCCACGAAGCCCTGGACAACGTGAAGCCTTCCGTCGAAGTGCGCTCGCGTCGTGTGGGTGGTGCAACCTACCAGGTGCCCGTTGAAGTGCGCCCCGAGCGCCGCGAAGCCCTGGCGATCCGCTGGCTGATCAAAGCGGCCCGCGCGCGCAACGAAAACACCATGGAAGAACGCCTCGCCGGTGAGCTGCTGGACGCTGTTCAGTCCCGCGGTACCGCCGTGAAGAAGCGCGAAGACACCCACAAGATGGCAGAGGCCAACAAAGCCTTCTCCCATTATCGCTGGTAA
- a CDS encoding glycosyltransferase — protein MDIKLSIVGLVRFSVLTPTYYSERFATLEDTAAHLFAPERMELRFRVFERLCLRSLLRQSDQGFHLIVLTAEDMPEIYLERLARLLEPASNITLMPVGPGAHYRMLKQGYNAVPLDGATHRLMFRLDDDDAVDLDYVARNRRLAMGLIPLQSGDTPFILANNRGLYLRRTQGPDGATDDIFDACEKAPLSVGAALVAPVEYRDNPYRYNHRRYAQHWNTYSDISTPGFLRTIHGDNKSRPAQMGITHKMSEAEITTALDRHFALTPDQLRDVLP, from the coding sequence ATGGATATCAAACTCAGCATTGTCGGCCTTGTGCGCTTTTCCGTGCTGACCCCGACCTATTATTCCGAACGGTTCGCGACCCTTGAGGACACTGCTGCCCATCTCTTTGCACCAGAGCGGATGGAGCTGCGGTTTCGGGTGTTCGAACGCCTGTGTCTGCGGTCCCTGTTGCGGCAGAGCGATCAGGGGTTTCATCTGATCGTCCTCACCGCTGAGGATATGCCGGAGATCTATCTGGAGCGCCTTGCGCGTCTGCTGGAACCTGCTTCCAATATCACCCTGATGCCCGTCGGCCCCGGTGCCCATTATCGAATGCTGAAGCAGGGTTATAACGCGGTTCCGCTTGATGGTGCGACGCATCGGCTGATGTTCCGGCTGGATGATGACGATGCGGTGGATCTGGACTATGTCGCCCGCAATCGCCGCCTTGCGATGGGATTGATCCCTCTGCAGAGCGGCGATACGCCTTTTATCCTAGCCAACAACCGCGGCCTTTACCTGCGGCGCACGCAGGGGCCGGATGGTGCGACGGATGACATTTTTGACGCCTGTGAGAAGGCGCCTTTGTCGGTGGGGGCGGCGCTTGTGGCGCCAGTTGAGTATCGCGACAATCCATATCGGTATAATCACCGCCGCTACGCGCAGCATTGGAACACGTATTCTGACATCTCGACGCCTGGCTTCCTGCGCACCATTCATGGCGACAACAAATCCCGCCCGGCGCAAATGGGGATCACACATAAGATGTCCGAAGCAGAAATTACCACAGCGCTGGATCGCCATTTCGCCCTGACCCCCGATCAACTCCGGGACGTGTTGCCGTGA
- a CDS encoding alpha/beta hydrolase family protein: protein MAVCGYRSGVIKDASRSNWHNNSERPIAWSAWYPIEDLESGEQTSGQFFELGDVKLDAALTTRKRLPVVLLSHGTGGTAESLGWLARALAGEGYVVLGANHHGNTGLEPYLAEGFLCWWERATDLSVMLSSLGTSGFFADRLDFDQVSAVGFSLGGYTVMALAGAQTSLEEFEGWRSANGISEGGPKEFPNAADSISTLTETSDAFRRSWAEHGRDRSDNRIKSVVAIAPALPIRSFTPQSVAEIELPVVILTGGADNEAPSEHCGDWLVSQNARFQRHDLGKQVGHYTFLDFPSDKSLVGKAHIFSDHDSVDRNQVHEQAAEIVMQSLAASESKGSD, encoded by the coding sequence ATGGCAGTTTGCGGCTACAGATCCGGTGTAATTAAGGACGCGTCACGATCCAACTGGCATAACAATTCTGAACGCCCAATCGCATGGTCAGCATGGTACCCAATTGAGGATTTAGAGAGCGGTGAGCAGACTTCAGGACAGTTTTTTGAGCTTGGCGATGTTAAATTAGATGCCGCACTGACAACCAGAAAAAGACTGCCGGTCGTACTTCTATCCCATGGCACTGGCGGCACAGCCGAGAGCCTCGGATGGCTGGCGCGAGCACTTGCAGGTGAAGGCTATGTGGTCTTGGGGGCAAATCACCACGGCAACACCGGTTTGGAACCATATCTCGCCGAGGGCTTTCTGTGCTGGTGGGAACGAGCGACAGACTTGTCCGTGATGCTATCGTCACTTGGGACGAGCGGTTTCTTTGCTGACAGGTTAGACTTCGATCAGGTTTCAGCGGTTGGTTTTTCTCTTGGGGGCTATACGGTTATGGCACTTGCAGGTGCCCAAACCAGTCTGGAAGAGTTTGAGGGCTGGCGCAGCGCGAACGGGATTTCTGAAGGCGGCCCGAAAGAGTTTCCAAATGCGGCGGACAGCATTTCCACACTGACGGAAACGTCAGATGCCTTTCGCCGGTCTTGGGCCGAGCACGGACGTGACCGTTCCGACAATCGGATAAAGTCGGTGGTTGCGATTGCTCCGGCACTACCGATCCGATCCTTCACTCCACAATCAGTCGCCGAAATTGAGCTACCCGTCGTAATCCTGACTGGAGGAGCGGACAACGAAGCACCGTCAGAGCATTGTGGCGACTGGCTAGTTTCGCAAAATGCCCGGTTTCAACGTCATGACCTAGGCAAACAAGTGGGCCATTACACTTTCCTAGATTTCCCCTCGGACAAGTCCCTCGTTGGAAAAGCACATATCTTTTCCGATCATGACAGCGTTGATCGTAACCAAGTGCATGAACAGGCCGCAGAAATCGTAATGCAAAGTCTAGCGGCATCTGAAAGCAAAGGTAGTGACTGA
- a CDS encoding putative rhamnosyl transferase: MQVIGLCRFSYPAIGGFQVEHDSLEARIAYLYAEARLEERFQLMERVALPCLRAQTDPDFTLVIVIGDSLPAVHVARLRALTADMPQVQIRALPPGPHRKVMKQVLNDARHDSRAPCLQFRHDDDDAVSVDFVERLRQTAQDCQLLIARNQTLAIDFCKGFTARFQPDGIYAAEVHRPYFVAAMGMYVAGGCGQSIMNFAHHKIARFMPSITIPDAPMFVRTLNASNDSRQKGAKEPELTRLTPEQEGEFEARFAITR, from the coding sequence ATGCAGGTCATAGGTCTATGCCGGTTTTCCTACCCGGCCATCGGCGGCTTTCAGGTGGAACATGACAGTCTGGAGGCGCGGATCGCCTATCTCTATGCAGAGGCGCGCCTGGAGGAGCGGTTTCAGCTGATGGAGCGGGTCGCCCTGCCCTGCCTGCGCGCCCAGACCGATCCGGATTTCACGCTGGTGATTGTCATCGGCGACAGCCTGCCCGCGGTACATGTCGCGCGACTGCGCGCGTTGACAGCGGATATGCCGCAGGTGCAGATCCGCGCCCTGCCCCCTGGCCCGCACCGGAAGGTGATGAAACAGGTGCTGAATGACGCCCGCCATGATTCCCGTGCCCCCTGTTTGCAGTTTCGCCATGATGACGATGATGCGGTGTCAGTCGATTTTGTTGAACGGCTGCGACAGACCGCTCAGGACTGCCAGCTGCTGATCGCCCGTAACCAAACCCTCGCAATTGATTTCTGCAAGGGGTTCACCGCCCGGTTCCAGCCGGATGGGATTTATGCAGCTGAGGTTCACCGCCCCTATTTTGTTGCCGCAATGGGGATGTATGTGGCGGGGGGCTGCGGACAGAGCATCATGAACTTCGCCCACCACAAGATTGCCCGTTTCATGCCCAGCATCACGATCCCGGATGCGCCAATGTTCGTGCGTACACTCAATGCCTCCAATGATTCCCGACAGAAGGGCGCCAAGGAGCCTGAGTTGACCCGTCTTACCCCGGAGCAAGAGGGCGAATTCGAGGCGCGCTTTGCGATCACGAGGTAA